Proteins found in one Sporosarcina sp. FSL K6-3457 genomic segment:
- a CDS encoding YceI family protein, with amino-acid sequence MTKWTVDASHTSVGFTVKHMMVSKVKGSFGSVEGTLEGNPEDLTGAKIDFKIDASSINTNSEDRDNHLRSGDFFDTETYPSITFVSTDIVKKGNDYDVTGDMTIKDVTKKITFEASYEGTGKNPWGIDVAAFEVDGKISRKEFGLTWNQALEAGGVLVGDDIKISIDLQVNPAQ; translated from the coding sequence ATGACAAAATGGACAGTAGACGCTTCACACACGAGTGTTGGTTTTACAGTAAAGCATATGATGGTTTCGAAAGTAAAAGGTAGCTTTGGATCAGTTGAAGGCACACTTGAAGGAAACCCAGAAGATTTAACAGGCGCAAAAATCGATTTCAAAATCGACGCCTCTTCTATCAATACAAATAGCGAAGACCGAGACAATCACCTTCGTTCTGGGGACTTCTTTGATACAGAAACGTATCCGAGCATCACATTTGTTTCAACAGATATCGTGAAAAAAGGCAACGACTACGATGTAACAGGCGATATGACAATTAAAGACGTAACGAAAAAAATTACGTTTGAAGCATCTTACGAAGGTACAGGGAAAAATCCTTGGGGCATTGATGTTGCAGCTTTCGAAGTAGACGGAAAAATTTCAAGAAAAGAGTTTGGCCTTACATGGAACCAAGCACTTGAAGCAGGCGGCGTTCTTGTAGGAGACGACATTAAAATTTCAATCGACCTACAAGTAAACCCAGCTCAATGA
- the murB gene encoding UDP-N-acetylmuramate dehydrogenase — protein sequence MSKHQWLEELQTTITQGTLLVDEPLCKYTMTKLGGAADLLVIPATIDETAATIRYASDNEIPLLLLGNGSNMVVRDGGVRGIVLHLAELNGIQIDGTHVHAEAGALIIDVSKHAAAATLTGLEFACGIPGSIGGAMAMNAGAYGGEIKDIIVQATVLTKSGQQLVLSKDELELGYRQSIIAKEGYYVLSADFELAEGEQEVIDAKVADLTFQRESKQPLEYPSAGSVFKRPPGYFAGKLIQDCGLQGKGRGGAEVSLKHAGFIINKNNATASDYIQTIEMVKVEVKKKFDVDLELEVKIVGEEI from the coding sequence ATGTCGAAGCATCAATGGCTTGAGGAGCTTCAAACTACAATTACACAAGGTACATTGCTAGTAGATGAACCGCTATGTAAATATACGATGACAAAGCTTGGAGGGGCTGCAGATCTTCTTGTGATTCCTGCAACGATAGATGAGACAGCCGCAACGATACGGTATGCATCCGACAATGAAATCCCGTTGCTGTTACTTGGCAATGGGTCAAATATGGTTGTAAGGGATGGTGGTGTCAGAGGAATCGTTCTGCATCTCGCAGAGCTTAACGGCATCCAGATTGATGGAACGCATGTCCATGCAGAGGCGGGTGCACTTATTATTGACGTGTCGAAGCATGCTGCAGCAGCGACTTTGACAGGTCTTGAGTTTGCGTGTGGTATCCCAGGTTCGATCGGAGGCGCCATGGCAATGAATGCGGGTGCATACGGTGGGGAAATTAAAGATATTATTGTGCAAGCAACTGTGCTAACGAAGTCTGGACAGCAACTTGTCTTGTCTAAAGATGAACTAGAGCTCGGTTATCGTCAAAGTATTATCGCTAAAGAAGGCTATTATGTCCTGTCTGCTGATTTCGAATTGGCCGAGGGGGAACAGGAAGTTATCGATGCAAAGGTAGCGGATTTAACTTTTCAGCGCGAATCAAAGCAGCCGCTTGAATATCCTTCAGCGGGAAGTGTCTTTAAGCGACCACCGGGCTATTTTGCCGGGAAATTGATTCAAGACTGTGGCTTGCAAGGCAAGGGACGTGGCGGTGCCGAAGTATCGCTGAAGCACGCTGGCTTTATTATTAATAAAAACAATGCAACGGCTTCTGATTACATTCAGACCATTGAAATGGTGAAAGTAGAGGTGAAAAAGAAGTTCGATGTGGATTTAGAGCTTGAAGTGAAAATTGTTGGTGAGGAAATATAG
- a CDS encoding universal stress protein, giving the protein MGKVKGRMDESILVCVYYGPNGERLIRRGHKMATIMDCPLYILTVDPLPNDEFDAEKSDYIERWQELAEELDVEEFIIRDNEKRPSAKVIKEVAHQHNITQIIIGQTAQSRWEEITKGSFMNVLLREITFVDFHVVSVDRAIKDEIDGMFEKGVRAYLMEEGDSFRICFTLSKEARFEGIFFKEIGTDFNNGLFKFMSNNKMCQVHITDDQVTDPSLLSCQIEK; this is encoded by the coding sequence ATGGGCAAAGTAAAAGGTCGTATGGACGAGAGTATTCTCGTTTGTGTCTACTACGGTCCAAATGGTGAACGTCTCATTAGACGCGGACATAAAATGGCGACAATCATGGACTGTCCACTGTATATTTTAACAGTCGACCCGCTTCCAAATGATGAGTTTGATGCGGAGAAATCAGACTACATCGAGCGTTGGCAGGAGCTTGCTGAAGAGCTCGATGTTGAGGAGTTTATTATACGCGATAACGAAAAGCGTCCTTCCGCCAAAGTCATTAAAGAAGTGGCACATCAGCACAACATCACACAAATCATTATTGGGCAAACTGCTCAAAGTCGATGGGAAGAAATCACAAAAGGTTCGTTCATGAACGTCTTGTTACGTGAGATTACGTTCGTTGATTTCCACGTGGTCTCTGTCGATCGCGCCATCAAAGATGAGATTGACGGGATGTTTGAAAAAGGTGTTCGTGCCTACTTAATGGAAGAGGGCGACAGCTTTCGAATCTGTTTCACATTATCAAAAGAAGCTCGCTTTGAAGGAATCTTCTTCAAGGAAATCGGGACTGATTTCAATAATGGATTATTCAAGTTCATGAGCAACAACAAAATGTGCCAAGTGCATATTACAGATGATCAAGTGACCGATCCTTCACTGCTCAGCTGTCAAATTGAGAAATAA
- a CDS encoding Na+/H+ antiporter subunit A yields the protein MLTITIAILIPFLAAVLVPFVYKRVPSRNIGWFVLLVPLVLFIVLARFIPAVSGGETYIHTIKWIDSAGINFTTYLDGLSMIFGLLITGVGSLVILYSIYYLSEREALGRFYVYLLMFMGSMLGVIFSDNLMVLYVFWELTSISSFLLIAFWYHRKKSRYGAQKSMLITVSGGIAMLAGFIMLHTLTGSFSVREIIATIGQYTDDSLFLLAMLLVLLGAFTKSAQFPFHIWLPDAMEAPTPVSAYLHSATMVKAGIYLVARFTPVFGGEAVWFYTVSCVGIFTLFWGSFNAVRQTDLKALLAYSTISQLGLIMSLFGLGSAALNEGYSADSVIYTQATFAALFHLINHSTFKGALFMVVGIVDHELGTRDIRRLGGLMSFMPVTFTIALIGSFSMAGLPPFNGFLSKEMFFESVLNVRNLDIFAMGTWGTLFPVVAWIASVLTFVYSMIIVFKTFLGQHQPARLDKVPHEAPVGMLIAPSILAIFVVGIFFFPNLVGNYILRPAMAAVYPPFEGVEGLVPHITYWHGFNYMPLLMTIGVVIVGGALYLFLRYWRSVYEVAPLSWTLDSLYNGILVQAEKGSSRLTGFYMTGYLRDYLVYIFTFFIFAVGGSMFLTGTYLFDLSGDASITINEYIIVFVMMGAGIAIIFAKSRMTAMILNGVLGYSIALFFVVFRAPDLALTQIIVETVTTALFLLCFRFLPEWKKEKSALSTKIVNASIAISVGAIVTILALTVQGNKMFESISVYFEDSYELAGGKNIVNTILGDFRAFDTMLEVVVLFIAGIGVFTLIKLKAWKGGKDVENQ from the coding sequence ATTTTGACGATAACGATAGCAATTCTAATCCCATTTTTGGCGGCAGTCCTCGTTCCGTTTGTCTATAAGAGGGTGCCAAGTCGAAATATTGGGTGGTTTGTCCTGCTTGTTCCCCTTGTACTATTCATTGTGCTCGCCCGCTTTATTCCTGCGGTTTCCGGTGGTGAAACCTATATACATACCATTAAGTGGATTGATTCTGCTGGCATTAATTTTACAACGTATCTTGACGGTCTAAGTATGATTTTTGGACTTTTGATTACAGGAGTAGGGAGTCTTGTTATCCTTTACTCTATATATTATTTGTCGGAACGAGAAGCATTAGGGCGCTTTTATGTTTATCTTTTGATGTTCATGGGTTCGATGCTTGGGGTTATCTTTTCGGATAACTTGATGGTGTTGTATGTTTTTTGGGAATTGACTAGTATTTCGTCCTTTCTATTAATTGCATTTTGGTATCATCGAAAAAAATCTCGTTACGGTGCGCAAAAGTCGATGCTCATTACGGTGTCGGGCGGGATAGCCATGCTTGCGGGTTTTATCATGTTGCATACGTTGACAGGCTCGTTTAGCGTCCGCGAGATTATCGCAACGATTGGTCAGTATACCGATGATAGTTTGTTCTTGCTAGCTATGTTGCTCGTTTTACTTGGTGCTTTTACGAAATCCGCTCAGTTCCCGTTCCATATTTGGCTACCGGATGCGATGGAAGCACCGACGCCGGTGAGTGCTTATTTACACTCAGCGACGATGGTTAAGGCGGGGATTTACCTTGTAGCACGTTTTACTCCTGTATTCGGTGGGGAAGCGGTTTGGTTTTATACGGTTAGTTGTGTGGGGATCTTTACGTTGTTCTGGGGTTCATTCAACGCTGTGCGGCAGACAGATCTGAAGGCGCTACTTGCTTATTCGACAATTAGTCAGCTGGGCTTGATCATGAGTCTCTTCGGTCTTGGCTCTGCTGCACTCAACGAAGGTTATAGTGCCGACTCAGTTATTTATACGCAGGCGACGTTTGCCGCATTGTTCCATCTTATTAACCACTCTACATTTAAGGGTGCGTTATTTATGGTTGTGGGGATTGTCGACCATGAATTGGGGACACGGGATATCCGGAGGCTCGGTGGGTTGATGTCCTTCATGCCTGTGACGTTTACGATTGCGCTAATTGGAAGCTTCTCGATGGCTGGTTTACCTCCATTCAACGGTTTTTTGAGTAAGGAAATGTTTTTTGAATCTGTATTGAATGTGCGAAATCTTGATATTTTTGCGATGGGGACGTGGGGAACTTTATTCCCTGTCGTTGCGTGGATTGCGAGCGTATTGACGTTTGTTTACAGCATGATTATTGTTTTCAAGACTTTTCTTGGTCAACATCAGCCAGCTCGGTTGGATAAAGTGCCGCATGAAGCGCCTGTGGGGATGCTGATTGCACCGTCTATTCTTGCTATTTTTGTCGTGGGGATTTTCTTTTTCCCGAACCTCGTTGGCAATTATATATTACGCCCAGCTATGGCGGCGGTCTATCCACCGTTTGAAGGGGTAGAAGGCTTAGTTCCGCATATTACTTATTGGCACGGTTTTAATTATATGCCTTTGTTGATGACGATTGGTGTTGTCATTGTGGGGGGAGCGCTCTATTTATTCCTCCGTTATTGGCGAAGTGTTTATGAGGTGGCACCGTTAAGTTGGACGCTCGATAGTCTTTATAATGGCATTTTGGTACAGGCAGAAAAAGGTTCGTCTCGTCTAACAGGCTTTTACATGACGGGCTATTTGAGGGATTACCTCGTTTATATTTTCACGTTCTTCATCTTTGCTGTTGGTGGTAGCATGTTCCTGACAGGTACTTATTTGTTTGATTTGTCGGGTGATGCCTCCATTACGATTAATGAGTACATTATTGTATTTGTGATGATGGGAGCCGGAATTGCGATTATTTTTGCGAAATCTCGTATGACTGCAATGATATTGAATGGAGTTCTTGGTTATTCTATCGCCCTTTTCTTTGTTGTGTTTCGTGCACCTGATCTTGCACTGACGCAAATTATTGTTGAAACGGTTACGACCGCATTATTTCTTCTTTGTTTCCGATTTCTGCCGGAATGGAAGAAAGAGAAATCAGCTCTATCTACAAAGATTGTCAATGCAAGTATTGCTATTTCGGTAGGGGCTATTGTTACAATACTTGCCTTAACTGTGCAAGGAAATAAAATGTTCGAGTCTATTTCGGTTTATTTTGAAGATTCTTATGAACTAGCAGGCGGGAAAAACATCGTCAATACGATATTAGGTGATTTCCGTGCATTTGATACGATGCTTGAGGTTGTCGTGCTTTTCATTGCTGGAATTGGTGTATTTACGCTAATCAAGCTGAAGGCGTGGAAGGGGGGGAAGGACGTTGAAAATCAATGA
- a CDS encoding Na(+)/H(+) antiporter subunit B — MKINDVILETVTRIVVFIILTFGVELFLSGHNNPGGGFIGGLVLSSAFVLLYLVYDIETVQQGIPFDYKKIAAFGVLLAVGTGVAATVFGAQFLTQTANHFNLPVFGDTELSTVILFEAGVALTVVGVVVTIILSISEDV; from the coding sequence TTGAAAATCAATGATGTCATTTTAGAAACAGTGACAAGGATTGTTGTATTCATCATTTTGACGTTCGGGGTGGAGCTGTTCTTATCGGGGCACAACAATCCCGGAGGCGGTTTCATCGGCGGCCTGGTCCTTTCTTCTGCGTTTGTCTTGCTTTATTTAGTATATGATATCGAAACAGTTCAACAAGGGATTCCATTTGACTATAAGAAGATTGCGGCATTCGGTGTGTTGCTGGCAGTTGGTACGGGGGTCGCGGCGACGGTGTTCGGTGCCCAGTTTTTGACGCAAACAGCCAATCACTTCAATTTACCGGTGTTTGGAGATACGGAGCTGTCCACAGTTATCTTGTTTGAGGCTGGAGTGGCACTGACTGTCGTTGGTGTTGTTGTGACGATTATTTTAAGTATTAGTGAGGATGTGTAG
- a CDS encoding Na(+)/H(+) antiporter subunit C: protein METLITILVGVLVTVAVYLLLSRNLVRVILGSAILSHAVHLLLMTMGGLKKGNVPIIGEETGNFTDALPQALILTAIVISFAVTAFLLVLAYRTYKETGSDDLSALRGTEDE from the coding sequence ATGGAAACGTTAATAACGATACTTGTTGGAGTGCTAGTTACCGTTGCGGTCTATTTGCTGCTGTCTCGTAACTTGGTTCGGGTCATTTTGGGATCTGCTATCCTATCTCACGCGGTCCATTTGCTGTTGATGACGATGGGCGGATTGAAGAAGGGGAATGTTCCAATAATCGGGGAAGAGACAGGGAACTTTACGGATGCCCTGCCACAGGCCTTAATTTTGACGGCGATTGTTATTAGTTTTGCGGTTACAGCATTTTTGCTTGTTCTAGCTTATCGTACATATAAGGAAACTGGGTCGGATGATCTCAGTGCATTGAGAGGTACTGAAGATGAATAA
- a CDS encoding Na+/H+ antiporter subunit D, producing the protein MNNMIVLPMVIPILTGVVLIFLRSYVKIQRVLSILSIVATIGISIYILNRIQVDGILRLDFGGWLPPYGILFVADSFAMLLVVTTAIITGILLFYAFSSVGKSFENMFFYPFVFFLIAGVNGSFLTGDLFNLFVCFEVMLLSSYVLITLGGRKVQLVESIKYVSINVLSSWFFLVAIAYLYGTVGTLNMAHLSVRIAEVGQGPLLTVISIIFLIVFSLKAGLLLYFWLPGSYSAPPTVVAALFGALLTKVGIYAMFRMFTLIFYHEPGITHKMIGVMAAVTLIGGSIGAIAHNDIRQIVSYNVVIAVGFILVGLAVSTEVAIQGSIYYLIHDMIIKALLFLLAGTMIYLTGTARIEQMSGLIRNYPILGWLFFITMLSLAGIPPLSGFIGKVYVGQGTIEAGAFVLLAIAFISSIFVLYSLLRIFMNCFWGETIINEDDDVPLKKGILIPCVMLGVLTVALGLGAEGIAVYVSDAAHTLMNPEIYIKAVLQDE; encoded by the coding sequence ATGAATAATATGATTGTTTTGCCAATGGTTATCCCAATTTTAACAGGGGTCGTTCTGATATTTCTTAGATCTTATGTGAAGATTCAACGCGTTTTGAGTATCCTCTCTATTGTTGCGACCATAGGGATTAGTATTTATATTTTGAATCGCATTCAGGTAGATGGTATTTTACGCCTTGATTTCGGTGGTTGGCTACCTCCTTACGGTATTTTATTTGTAGCCGATTCGTTTGCTATGTTACTCGTTGTGACGACTGCGATTATAACGGGGATTTTATTATTTTATGCATTTTCTTCAGTGGGGAAATCATTTGAAAATATGTTTTTCTATCCGTTTGTCTTTTTCCTCATTGCAGGTGTGAATGGTTCATTTTTAACGGGAGATTTATTTAACCTATTTGTTTGTTTTGAAGTGATGCTGTTGTCCTCTTATGTGCTAATTACGCTTGGCGGCAGAAAGGTTCAGCTCGTGGAATCAATTAAGTATGTATCGATCAATGTGTTGTCGTCATGGTTTTTCCTTGTAGCGATTGCGTATTTATATGGTACGGTTGGGACGCTGAATATGGCGCACTTGTCGGTACGCATTGCGGAAGTGGGACAGGGACCGCTATTGACAGTGATTAGTATTATCTTTTTAATCGTTTTTAGTTTGAAGGCAGGTCTATTGTTGTATTTCTGGCTACCGGGCTCATATAGTGCGCCACCGACTGTCGTTGCGGCTTTGTTTGGTGCGTTGCTGACGAAGGTTGGAATTTATGCGATGTTCCGTATGTTTACGCTTATTTTTTATCATGAGCCAGGTATTACCCATAAGATGATTGGTGTAATGGCGGCAGTGACGTTGATTGGTGGCAGTATTGGTGCCATTGCTCATAACGATATACGGCAAATCGTGTCATATAACGTAGTCATTGCGGTTGGATTTATTCTTGTGGGGCTTGCTGTTTCAACGGAAGTGGCGATTCAAGGATCCATTTATTATTTAATTCATGACATGATTATTAAAGCGTTGTTGTTCTTGTTAGCCGGAACAATGATTTATTTGACGGGTACGGCAAGAATTGAGCAGATGAGTGGGCTCATACGTAACTATCCTATTTTGGGATGGCTATTTTTCATCACGATGTTGTCACTTGCTGGGATTCCGCCGTTGAGTGGGTTCATTGGTAAAGTGTATGTGGGGCAAGGGACGATTGAGGCGGGGGCATTTGTATTGCTTGCCATTGCGTTCATATCTAGTATTTTTGTCTTGTACTCGTTATTACGGATCTTCATGAATTGTTTTTGGGGAGAGACGATTATTAATGAGGATGATGATGTACCGTTGAAAAAGGGCATTCTCATTCCTTGTGTTATGCTCGGTGTTTTGACGGTTGCGCTCGGACTAGGGGCAGAGGGAATTGCTGTGTATGTCAGTGATGCTGCTCATACACTGATGAACCCAGAAATCTATATTAAGGCAGTTCTCCAGGATGAATAG
- a CDS encoding Na+/H+ antiporter subunit E: protein MPAQLLLNLFIAFLWMTLMDEDELRFTTFFAGFLVGIGIIFFMHRFFGTQFYLRRLYATIKLLFIFISELTQSSIIVLRQILSPRLKIKPGIFKYETVLKSDVEVTMLSLLLTLTPGSVVMEVSPEGNVLYIHAMDVEQSKDALLSQLGNFEKAIMEVTR, encoded by the coding sequence ATGCCAGCTCAGTTATTATTGAACTTGTTCATCGCATTTTTGTGGATGACGTTGATGGATGAAGATGAACTACGATTCACGACTTTCTTTGCCGGCTTCCTTGTTGGAATTGGCATCATCTTTTTCATGCATCGATTTTTTGGCACGCAATTTTACTTGCGTAGGCTGTATGCGACGATTAAGTTACTTTTTATTTTCATATCGGAGCTGACACAATCAAGTATTATTGTGTTAAGACAAATTTTAAGTCCAAGGCTGAAAATTAAACCAGGTATTTTTAAATATGAAACGGTGCTGAAAAGTGATGTGGAAGTGACGATGCTTTCTCTACTGTTAACGCTGACGCCAGGATCAGTCGTTATGGAAGTATCGCCTGAGGGGAATGTACTTTACATTCATGCGATGGATGTAGAGCAGTCGAAGGATGCGCTATTAAGTCAGCTAGGCAATTTTGAAAAGGCAATTATGGAGGTGACCCGCTGA
- a CDS encoding Na(+)/H(+) antiporter subunit F1, with product MIETMLTIALVLFSATIAIAVIRIILGPSMPDRVIALDMIGVNLIATIAVVSIMLNTKAFLEVILILGILSFIGTIAFSKFIERGVIVERKRDR from the coding sequence ATGATTGAAACGATGCTAACGATTGCACTGGTGTTATTTTCGGCGACAATCGCGATTGCTGTCATTCGGATTATCCTCGGGCCGTCGATGCCTGACCGGGTCATTGCACTTGACATGATTGGTGTGAACTTGATTGCGACGATTGCAGTAGTGTCTATTATGCTGAATACGAAAGCTTTTTTGGAAGTTATTTTGATATTAGGTATTCTATCGTTTATTGGTACAATTGCCTTCTCCAAATTTATCGAGAGGGGTGTTATCGTTGAGCGTAAACGAGATCGGTGA
- a CDS encoding Na+/H+ antiporter subunit G, with the protein MSVNEIGEFIGALLILTGGIASVISVFGLIRLPDVYTRSHAATKSSTLAVLLTLSGTFLYFWFSEQFISVRVLLGIVFVFLTAPVAGHLIIRAAYRSKVKLADISVEDALYEVLHKEENVEEDETGR; encoded by the coding sequence TTGAGCGTAAACGAGATCGGTGAGTTTATAGGTGCATTGCTTATTTTGACAGGCGGGATTGCGAGTGTTATCAGTGTTTTCGGGCTGATTCGTTTGCCGGATGTTTATACGAGATCTCATGCAGCGACGAAAAGTTCGACGTTAGCGGTGTTGTTGACCTTATCAGGAACGTTTTTATATTTTTGGTTTAGTGAACAATTTATCAGTGTCCGAGTATTGCTGGGGATTGTCTTCGTGTTTTTGACAGCTCCCGTTGCCGGACATTTGATTATTCGGGCGGCATATCGGTCGAAAGTGAAGTTGGCGGATATTTCGGTGGAAGATGCGCTGTACGAAGTGTTGCATAAGGAAGAAAACGTGGAAGAGGACGAGACTGGCCGCTGA
- a CDS encoding penicillin acylase family protein gives MGKNGRRMGKWLKILLSLFGVLVVVAIVALVVVNTYIGKSKPFIEGEIVAEFLEKNVTVERDTFGVPHITAESDADLYRVQGYVQAQDRLFQMDMARRQASGRLSEVVGEAAVGTDKKFRTFSLRAAAEASYGGYGEEAKKVLDWYAEGVNAFIAKAQWDDKLPYEFKILGYQPERWTAVDSLTIGKFMAYDLGGNWDSLAVRHWALNNFPEDKARELFITYPDNAPSIIEANIANPVTVAGRFDPGLEPPEFNGSNNWVVSGDKTASGLPLLADDPHLGLDTPSIWYQMHLKSPEQNVGGVIFAGVPGIILGHNEDVAWGVTNVGPDVQDLYIEIPKPDDSTQFLYDGQWEQAEVRDETISVKDGEDIPFEVVITRHGPIISDILYKEEDPGALFSMQWTALEPTRELEAILNMNRAKDWEGFEKALEDFNAPAQNFVFAGKDGTIAYKANGRIPIRKKGDAQLPVPGDSSDYGWTGYVPYDELPRVVNPEEGFIATANNEVIDDSYPYHITKMWAQPYRYERIAEVLRERDDFTPEDMMQLQMDQKNMYAGEFLNDLLGSIEAQDEGEKYKEVVSMLREWDQLDSVDAAAPLVFHKLMKQLPIVMFSEEMPEDVYKLLPGKGSITDQLLRAAYAGEPGAWIEQYGGVDKWVFDSFEQSVGDIEEQFGKKVASWKWGDFHQVEFPHALSGASPIFEYFLNPKKQAIGGSNVTVQAAAFQEDGTVDHGAPWRFVADLSDLSTAYHILGPGQSGHMKSQWFHNQVDDWVQGNYRETVLDGDIKESSTLLLKAER, from the coding sequence ATGGGGAAGAACGGAAGACGTATGGGGAAATGGTTGAAAATTTTGTTATCTCTGTTTGGTGTTTTAGTAGTTGTGGCTATAGTGGCGCTGGTAGTAGTCAATACATATATAGGAAAGTCTAAGCCTTTTATTGAAGGGGAAATCGTTGCGGAATTTCTAGAGAAGAATGTCACGGTTGAGCGGGATACGTTTGGGGTACCGCATATAACGGCGGAGTCGGATGCAGATTTGTACCGTGTGCAAGGGTATGTGCAGGCACAGGATCGTTTATTCCAAATGGATATGGCGCGTAGGCAGGCGAGTGGACGATTGTCTGAAGTTGTTGGGGAAGCTGCGGTAGGAACAGATAAGAAGTTCCGTACCTTTAGTTTACGCGCAGCCGCTGAAGCGTCCTACGGCGGCTATGGGGAAGAGGCCAAGAAGGTGCTCGATTGGTATGCGGAAGGTGTCAATGCCTTTATCGCAAAGGCGCAGTGGGATGACAAGCTGCCATATGAGTTTAAGATTCTTGGTTATCAGCCAGAACGGTGGACTGCGGTTGATTCATTAACGATTGGGAAGTTCATGGCATATGACCTTGGGGGAAACTGGGATAGTTTAGCGGTTCGTCACTGGGCATTGAATAATTTCCCGGAAGACAAGGCGCGGGAGTTGTTCATAACTTATCCTGACAATGCACCGTCAATAATCGAAGCGAATATTGCCAATCCAGTTACGGTTGCTGGACGATTTGATCCGGGTCTTGAGCCGCCGGAATTCAATGGCAGTAATAACTGGGTCGTATCGGGTGATAAAACAGCATCTGGGTTGCCGTTGTTAGCAGATGATCCGCATCTTGGACTCGATACACCATCGATTTGGTATCAGATGCATTTGAAGTCACCAGAGCAAAATGTTGGTGGTGTTATTTTTGCGGGTGTTCCGGGGATTATTCTTGGACATAACGAGGATGTTGCATGGGGCGTGACCAATGTTGGACCTGATGTGCAGGATCTTTATATTGAAATACCGAAACCTGATGATTCAACACAATTTTTATATGATGGGCAGTGGGAGCAGGCTGAAGTGCGGGATGAAACGATTTCCGTGAAAGATGGGGAAGATATACCGTTTGAAGTTGTGATCACAAGACATGGACCGATTATTTCAGACATTTTGTATAAGGAAGAGGATCCGGGTGCGCTGTTTTCAATGCAGTGGACAGCGTTGGAACCGACGAGAGAATTGGAAGCTATCCTGAATATGAACAGGGCGAAGGATTGGGAAGGGTTTGAAAAGGCGTTGGAAGATTTCAATGCGCCTGCACAAAACTTTGTTTTTGCGGGAAAAGATGGCACGATTGCCTATAAAGCAAATGGTCGTATTCCGATTCGGAAAAAAGGGGATGCGCAGTTGCCTGTTCCTGGAGACTCATCTGATTACGGCTGGACGGGTTATGTGCCATATGATGAATTGCCGCGTGTTGTGAATCCGGAGGAAGGGTTTATTGCGACAGCGAATAATGAAGTCATTGATGACTCCTATCCTTATCATATTACAAAAATGTGGGCGCAGCCTTATCGTTATGAACGAATAGCGGAAGTGCTACGTGAAAGGGACGACTTTACACCGGAAGATATGATGCAATTGCAAATGGATCAGAAAAATATGTATGCAGGTGAATTTTTGAACGACTTGCTTGGTTCGATTGAAGCGCAAGATGAAGGTGAGAAGTATAAGGAAGTTGTGTCGATGCTTCGCGAGTGGGATCAACTCGATTCCGTAGATGCAGCAGCTCCACTTGTTTTTCATAAGCTGATGAAACAATTACCGATTGTCATGTTTAGTGAAGAGATGCCAGAAGACGTCTATAAGCTGTTACCAGGGAAAGGTTCGATTACAGACCAACTATTGCGTGCTGCGTATGCGGGTGAACCTGGAGCATGGATAGAGCAGTATGGCGGTGTTGATAAGTGGGTGTTTGATTCCTTTGAACAGTCCGTGGGGGATATCGAGGAGCAGTTTGGTAAGAAAGTAGCGAGCTGGAAGTGGGGAGATTTCCATCAGGTAGAGTTCCCACATGCGCTATCAGGGGCTTCGCCAATCTTTGAGTATTTCTTGAATCCGAAAAAACAAGCGATTGGTGGATCGAATGTGACGGTTCAGGCAGCTGCCTTCCAAGAGGATGGCACAGTGGATCATGGTGCGCCTTGGCGATTTGTTGCCGATCTCTCGGATTTGTCGACAGCGTATCACATTTTAGGACCGGGCCAGAGCGGTCATATGAAATCGCAATGGTTCCATAACCAAGTGGATGATTGGGTGCAGGGAAATTATCGTGAAACGGTGTTGGATGGAGACATTAAAGAGAGCTCGACTTTGCTATTGAAGGCAGAACGTTAA